The Prochlorothrix hollandica PCC 9006 = CALU 1027 genome includes a region encoding these proteins:
- a CDS encoding cobalamin-binding protein, which translates to MPPAPPLRLVSLLPSATEILDCLGLTDRIVGRSHECDYPAAVTDRPICTAARLDSRQPSGQIDADVHTLLNHALGLYAVNLDQLQTLQPTHIVTQDQCDVCAVTLAAVETAVANLAPCQPQVISLQPNCLGDLWADLQRVGVALGVEAGPIVAALQDRVAACHQKTVGLEPDQRPTVVAIEWIDPLMGSGNWIPELVTLAGGQNQLGQMGQHSPYISWETLLDTNPDVLVVMPCGFDLERTRQEMHQAMAQDSRWQQLGSVQGDRLYLTDGNAYFNRPGPRLVDSLEILGEMLHPTLYPRRYPPTAWEQFRGT; encoded by the coding sequence ATGCCCCCCGCCCCCCCTCTGCGCCTTGTGTCCCTGCTGCCCAGCGCTACGGAAATTTTGGACTGTCTCGGCTTGACCGATCGAATCGTGGGCCGTAGCCATGAATGCGACTATCCAGCGGCGGTGACCGATCGCCCCATTTGCACCGCTGCCCGCCTCGACTCCCGCCAACCCAGCGGCCAGATTGATGCCGATGTTCACACCCTGCTGAACCATGCCCTGGGTCTCTATGCCGTCAACCTAGACCAGTTGCAAACCCTGCAACCCACCCACATCGTCACCCAGGATCAGTGTGATGTCTGTGCGGTAACCTTAGCGGCGGTGGAAACGGCAGTGGCCAATCTAGCCCCTTGCCAGCCCCAGGTCATTTCCCTGCAACCCAACTGTCTGGGGGATCTCTGGGCTGACCTCCAACGGGTGGGGGTGGCCTTGGGGGTGGAGGCGGGTCCGATCGTGGCGGCGCTCCAAGACCGGGTGGCGGCCTGTCACCAGAAAACCGTAGGGTTGGAGCCAGACCAACGGCCTACGGTGGTGGCGATCGAGTGGATCGATCCCCTGATGGGCAGCGGTAATTGGATCCCGGAACTGGTGACCCTGGCGGGGGGACAGAACCAATTGGGGCAGATGGGCCAGCATTCCCCCTATATTTCCTGGGAAACCTTGCTAGACACGAATCCCGATGTGCTGGTGGTGATGCCCTGTGGCTTTGATCTGGAACGCACCCGCCAGGAGATGCACCAGGCCATGGCCCAGGATTCCCGCTGGCAGCAATTGGGGTCCGTGCAGGGCGATCGCCTCTATCTCACCGACGGCAACGCCTATTTCAACCGCCCTGGACCCCGCCTGGTGGACTCTCTGGAAATTCTGGGGGAAATGCTCCACCCCACCCTCTATCCCCGGCGCTATCCCCCCACAGCCTGGGAGCAATTTAGGGGGACATAA
- a CDS encoding type II toxin-antitoxin system VapC family toxin: protein MRYLLDTCVISDFIKGETGTTARLKQTPPVDIAVSAITVMELRYGLALNPQRAQKVEPAITSILSSVTILPFGTAEAEQAAQIRATLKSQGQPIGAYDVLIAATALQHNLIMVTANQREFERVSGLQTENWRNPR from the coding sequence ATGCGTTATCTCCTCGATACCTGCGTCATCAGCGACTTCATCAAAGGTGAAACTGGAACTACAGCCAGACTCAAACAAACCCCACCTGTTGATATTGCTGTCTCGGCAATTACGGTCATGGAACTCCGTTACGGTTTGGCACTGAATCCGCAACGTGCTCAAAAGGTTGAACCTGCAATTACCAGTATTCTATCTTCTGTAACCATTCTGCCATTCGGCACAGCAGAAGCTGAACAAGCCGCTCAAATCCGTGCTACTCTCAAGTCTCAGGGGCAACCCATTGGGGCTTACGATGTTTTGATTGCGGCTACCGCACTTCAACATAATTTGATTATGGTGACAGCAAACCAGCGAGAGTTTGAGCGGGTTTCTGGTTTGCAGACTGAGAATTGGCGAAATCCTAGATGA
- a CDS encoding DUF6794 domain-containing protein, whose product MTNSPTPTTIEEAADRVLAQMDEANQAELRAMAKDELWRCHFGLAMGIRSSLKLWEPGNELDELESWYSKRDLQ is encoded by the coding sequence ATGACCAACTCCCCCACCCCCACCACGATCGAAGAAGCAGCCGATCGTGTCCTGGCCCAGATGGATGAGGCTAACCAAGCTGAGCTACGGGCCATGGCCAAAGATGAACTATGGCGCTGTCACTTCGGCTTGGCCATGGGGATCCGCAGTAGCCTGAAGCTGTGGGAACCGGGCAACGAGTTAGACGAGTTAGAATCTTGGTACAGTAAGCGGGATCTGCAGTAG